gatgcatgctttctcgggtgaggcaggggatcatacatgacgtcagtgactgactgacggattcattttactcattccggacctactccacaggccacagcagtgatgacgacgggcgggtcggagcccacccagctactacctacctacctacttcatctcggcgggggcagcgccgcatctgatctgcacgacggccatcatcgtctcaacgacctgcagcacatacctcccggctctgttttgcgttttttttttttttttgttatgctatgttttgtgggttgttgttgttgtcagcagaggagtcccttacctgccatgaagaaaacaaacaaactaactgtgggaagcctgccagactcgggggttgttaattgttgttgttgtcatgactgagggtcttcttcctagtaatatcagcaggaattgacctaggaatggcactatgtagttgagggtgtgtgtccagaagtctctttttggaaaagggtgtggctcccaaggggagccggattaaacggtactgttgtcgtccctgaaaggccgagggcgattacttcttctcggtcttcttgggcaggagcaccgcctggatgttaggcagcacacctccctgggcaatggtgacgccggagaggagcttgttcagctcctcgtcgttgcggatggccagctgcaggtggcgggggatgatgcgggtcttcttgttgtcgcgggccgcgttgccggccagctcgagcacctcggcggccaggtactccatgacggccgccaggtacacgggggcgccggcgcccacgcgctcggcatagttgcccttcctcaggagacggtggatcctgcccacggggaactgcaggccggcacggctggagcgggactttgacttccccttcacctttcctcccttgccgcgtccagacatgtcgacagtgagtggtgggggcgtggacttgcgcttctgctgtgggctcggagagcgaatacctgccgctcgcggctttttcgccctagctagtgcagcgcaggatcggagggcggggacggccgggcgagcctgccaatgggagcgcgtgccgcctcgcgtccccgcgatcccgagcaagcggcgccgccataaagggggaatccgggggcggcccggcaacattcgctcgccgtctgggaacgaagaagcagacatgccccccaaagcatcaggaaaggccgccaagaaggctggcaaggcccagaaggccatcgccaagggtgacaagaagaagaagcgcaggaggaaggagagctactccatctacatctacaaggtgctcaagcaggtccaccccgacaccggcgtctcctccaaggccatgtccatcatgaactccttcgtgaacgacatcttcgagcgcatcgccgccgaggcctctcgcctggcccattacaacaagcgctccaccatcaccagtcgggagatccagacggccgtccgtctcctcctgcccggtgagctggccaagcacgccgtgtccgaaggcaccaaggccgtcaccaagtacacctcctccaaataagcaacccaccaacttgcttgcactggaaaagaaccggctccatcggagccacaaactatttcccgaaagagaacgaagacggttagtccctcccgctctctctctctctctctctctctctctctctctctctctctctctctctctctctctctctctcactcactcactcactgaactgacccaccaagggatgcatggcatcaataagcggaccgagtcccacCAGTGCTCGCCAAAtcgcgaccaaggcttgaaatcgccaatgcttctctcggtcgtttgttgtcagctgcaggggatcatgatgagcgatatatgcctacatagcagccgtcatcagtagttggtgattccgcccctccgtttatatttatttacttgttctggtaattcctgtcttcctgcctgcgtgTAGTCCCCCATATTCCCTAatcgtgcacccgccagttgaaataaggtaagagagaaatcaaagcccccccAATCAATTTtgatgagattatgaagcagaaggatatgtgggaaaggcaacaagccagtgatcctcctccttctccaccccccaATGCCCGCCCCAGtcagtgtctgtctaaactctctcccggaaagtgactttggccctgaaaagggcctagatatagtgtgagcagattgtagtactcagacgggctacgcccgcttaggcacgctcgccgcgaatgcgacgggccagctggatgtcctttggcatgatggtgacacgcttggcgtggatggcgcagaggttggtgtcctcgaagagaccgacgaggtaggcctcggaggcttcctgcagagccatgacggcagaggactggaagcggagatcggtcttgaaatcctgggcgatctcgcgcaccagacgctggaagggcagcttcctgatgaggagctcggtgctcttctggtagcggcggatctcacggagggccacggtcccgggcctgtagcggtgaggcttcttgactcctccggtggccggggccgacttgcgagcggccttggtggccagctgcttgcggggcgccttgccaccggtggatttcctggcagtctgcttggtacgggccatggctacggacgaacagaacagttgagtctgccagccgtttctcgtttttatagttttggcggccgggggaggagcggtggtctgcgtcctgcgcgtgcgctgcctcctagtcccgcgcttgcccgcccccgtcaggcagtgcatctatctagccctattggaggaacttaggggtctcttggagctgtctgcatatgctagagcctagtacagtgtggaggctcacccaacgtcactgggccgtccggaactagacggcaggagccagcctatcgcccaaagacccaccaccgcagcctctggctctgcatatatagagcgaacgctgcTCCAACCCACAGCAGTGAGtgcagaccctctctcctcactgctgctctccctgacttgcccctgcagacggcccggttgagctctcagctcccgcctctgctatggcggcaagaaggaagcggcccacggagtctgctcctgacgacggggacggatggacccgcgtgcagagcaagcgggcccgaaggaggacgcttcacgaggacggcggggaggaccgatcgagcggacccctgccggagtggaggctggtgtcttcggacttcagcacccactaccaggccattcggtggatggaggacgagcggaagctgcgactccgggtgacggtctcccgcgcgggggacttcctcatccgtgcgtgggactgggaccacgccaccaccctggacgagattgctgctggacggacccgcggcatcaccctggagaaaaaggaggcggcggtgaagggtgtcctgcttggataccctacccacctcccattggacccggtgttggcgcacccctgcgttgcagctgcagtgaggtgccactacaacgccggccacggacgacgcctgcccacccggagcgtgcagctgacgctgcggggacgtgtccccgctcgctggacctcggatgctggggacgctttacctgccgccgctacgtgccggagcctgtgcgctgttacaagtgccaggctTTCGGCCTGAGCAGCGGCAGTGTACCAGGACgaaggagctgtgcggcgtgtgcagcggggaccacgctacgagggactgcgttcgccgccttaGGGAAGgcgtggcgcgcccggtggctgtgtgccccaactgcagttcaggtcaccatgcctggaaccgcaggtgcccgctcgactccgcagaatcccgggagccaagctgcagaggacgacgtcttcggcggacccggcagcagcgcggccaaggcagccgcccacggaggagaggacgccaccccacggtgaaggacgaaagaggaggcgccgcagacggaaggaggacgggacccacggaactgagcgtcccgacaccaaagtctcccgctagggagatggaggtggacccaccacggccGACGAGAACGGAGACGGCTGCGGCGAccgccgaggtgacacccccagtagtgtccccAGATGTACCCGcgccgaagaagacaaagaggaccagggaccagacactcGAGACGGTGGACGCGCCGGCGACTGCAGTGGAGCCAGCACCCGCAGGCCCCGgcagctgccaggcgacccagaccccacggacctacaatttcagtgagggcgagttggtggatctcctgatccgctacgagcacctcactgaacaagaggaggaggccaggttcgagaggatcccgcacgagacagccctccccttagtgaggaggacactccgtgaagggaagccgctcccagcctccatccgcacggcccgcccactgggtaaccccccacgtcacttcgaccacaggcaggaggttgagtgggcgacttacgaggaggaagacgtctcggaggacgaggtcgacgtcggagacgtggacgacgacttcttcctcaacgcagacagagacctcaccgacgctgagctcgaaagctactacgccggtgaccactGAATAAAAAGACATTTCATCCATGTGTAATCTTGTCCAATTGTAACTAGTGCCAACTATGTAtcgtacatcgggcaggctgcttgtttagagcctgctttggtaaccgcttatttttgtaatttttatgtttatttttatatgtcTTATGTGAAGGTTATCAATAAACTATTGAACTGAAGCCTATGGCacatagcccgcgagggctaacaaccctcaaaaacccaccaccaccaacccaccaACAGTCGCTCTCCGACCTCCACAGCGCGCGGACCTACTTCTCACCCGGACCTTCTCCAGCAACAGCTCTCGCCTCCTAGCGATCGAGCTGCTGCTGGGAGAGCCAGCTCTTGACCCAGCTTGAGGAGTACCTGCCCTTTGTGGAGTTTGTTGTGTGCAGCTTTAGCGGGCCCTTTTTTGGGCCTCTGCTCCGTGTGTTACCTTAAGTGCTTGTGATTAGTGATTAGTGATTAGTGTTTTCGAGTGTTTTGCGTGTCTCCGCGGTGCTCTCTTGCAGAGCACCGAGTTGAGTGTGTTGCGCTCTGCGCACGGGTGTTGTGTAAGTTGCGGTAGCAAGCCTGTGACTCCGGATCAGGCGCCGCTTGTGTAGTGTGCTTTCTTGCCGTGCCCATTCACAGGGTGTGGGCAAAGAGTTGAGCGTGTTGTGCTCTGTGTAGCGCGCTCCCAGTGTTGTGTACAGTGCGTCAGCTCGCCTGCGTCTCAGACTCAGGCAACTCTTGAGTGCAGTGTTTGTTGCCGTGCCCGCTCACAGGGTGTGGCTTCGAGTGCTCGTGCACTGTAAGGTGTGTGTTTCAGTGAAGTGTAGTGGATGACAGACACTGTCTGACAGACATGTCTGCCGTCGCCCCCCTAGAGGCCGTCTCCTTGGACACGCCCAAGAGGAAGGCCGACCGGTCCCCAGAGGACCACAAGCCACCCAGGAAGCGGTTCCTGGAGAACGACGACCTACCGCTGCTCTCGGACCCGGAGTCCTCGGACCAAGAGCTAGACCAATCGTCTACCAGCGCCGACCCCGAGTTCGTGacgcaggagaagaggaagaccgtCCAGCAGAGGAAGAGGCAGCAGACACGAGCCGTGGAGGTCGCTCCTGCCCCCCGGGAAGCGGATCGGAGGAGACCCACGGAGGGGCCCCCCCGGTACCGCCTAGTGCACAGGGGAGACTGCACCAGCGATTACCTCGCGGTGCGACACCTGGAGACACTGCGCCGCCCGGCGCCGGCTGTGCACCTCCAGACCCCGACGCCATTCCTCCTGACTCCGAGGGACGCGGCCGCGGCCGAGTTTCTCGAGGAGGTAGTAGCTCGTCGCCCTCGAGGCATTGTCCTCCAGAGGCTGGATCAAGCaccgaggagagtgaagggggtgCTTGTGGGGTACCCCCTCGAGTACGATGCCGAGGACATCAGGAAGCTAACAGACAGCGGAGTGACTCACGTCAGGCGTTGCCATGTCGTGAGAGAAGGACGGAGACTACCCACGAGGAACGTGGAACTGGTCATGGACCGGGAATCGCTTCCCAAGGACTTGTCACTCGGCTGGCTCGGCAGGTACCGCGTACGGCCTTTCGTAGAGGAGCCGACGCGGTGCTTCAAGTGCCAGAAGTTTGGCCACGTGGCCAGGCTCTGCCGCGGGTCGCGGCTAACCTGCGCGGTGTGCGCGGGCAACCACGACTCCATCGTGTGTATCGGAGCCAGACGGGAGGAGGCCAGCCGGCCTCCGCCAAGATGCTGCAACTGCGGCGGGAGCCACCCAGCGTGGTCGCGGAGGTGCGCGGAGCGGAGGCGGCGACTTCCAACCACGGAGAGGGACCGGTGCCCCAGCCGCGAGGCCACGGCCAGACGGAGATGACGGCGCCACCACGGCCCCCCGCCCCGACGGAGGAAGACTATCCGCCGCTACCCGCTCAGCAGCCACTGCGGCCAGGGAGCGCACCCCGCCGCAGGAGGAACCgcaacaagaagaagagacgacCAGCAACCACGGCGGAGGGACCCACTCCCGCCCCAGTGGAGCGGCGCACGCCCACAGAGACGGAGCACCTCAGCTCAGCCGGAGCGGAGACGCGTGCGTCGTCCGGGACGGAGGCCGCCCCGCCACTCAGCCGTTCGAGGAGGATGAGCGCGCCCGGCCGTCTAGACGCTGGGTTGCTGAAGACGTTTTGGATCAGCCCAGACTCCACCAGGAAAGCGACCGTCACCTATCGCCCCACCGCTCCGACCTTCGACCTGCACGACCTGATGGTGCGCCTGCAAGCAGTGATGGCAAGAATGCACTGCGACCTGCTACAAGCCCTGGGCGCCCATCGCACCTCGGCGACGGACGCTGTCCTGAAGAGAGCAGAGACCGACCTACTGACCTTGACGCCAGGGACGCCGAGGAAGACGCGACCGACGACGAACTCCGTGGACGAGGAGAACCCAATGCTGGAGGACCTCCGGGCCGCCCAGGCCTGAGGTTCTTACAGTGGAACATCCGAGGACTCCGCGCCAACAAGACTCTGCTCCAGGCCGCTCTCATCGAGGATGAAGTAAGTGTTTGCCTCCTACAGGAAACGCTGGTTAGGGGGGATTGCCACCTCCGCTTTCCCGGATACACGGCCCACCATCTCCCGATCAGGGACGAGACTGGGGGTAGAGGTTGCCTGATCTTGGTCAGCAACTCCATCCCCCATAGGGTGGTCGAACGCCCCATAGACTGCGGCGAGGGTGTCGAGACCCAAGCCGTCACCCTCCTCCTTAACGGGACGGAGGTCATAGTCTACAATGTATACAGCAAGCCGAGACGTGAGCTTGACCTCACTGAGCTCCTCACTCTTGCCGGAGAGGCCAGCGTCCTTGTTGGAGGCGATTTCAACGCCCACCACGAGGTGCTGGGTTCCAGGAGCAACGCCAACGCTGCAGGGCagcatctggcaacgctgctccaggATCTTGAGGGCGCCGTGCTGCTAAACACAGGTGAGCCGACACACGTCCAGGGCAACGCCCTGGACCTCACGTTAGTTTCTTCCGCGTTGGCCGACGGAGCAGACTGGCGACTACACCCGACCTTGACGAGCGACCATTTTGCGATTCTGACGACGCTCGATGTCCCCCTCCCGCCGAGGGAGGCCGGGCCGAGCAGGTGGCGGCTGGACAGGGCCAACTGGGCCACCTTTCGTAGAGAGGTGGCTAAGTGGCTTCACTACAGCCAGCCTGATGACATTGACCGCTTCGACCGAGACCTTGCTGCAGCTTTGACCGACGCCGCCGACAGAGCCATCCCGAAGGCAGTTGGTCGTAGACCGCCTACCAAGAACGGATGGTTCCGCAGCCCCCGAGTCAAGGAGATGAACCATCGAGTCAACACCATCCGCAAGCGCTTTCGCAGGGACCGCACGCAGGAGAATCTACAGCTACTTCGCGAAGCAGTGGACCACGCCCGACAGGTtgccagggaggagagggagaccaaGTGGCTGAGCTGGTGTGAGAGCTTCGGCTCGCGCACCAGCCTCGGAACGCTCTGGTCATGCCTCCGGCGGGCAACGGGAGGGAGACCTCCCAGGCCTGCCGCACATCCCACCCCGAAGGAAGAAGCCAACAGGCTCATCCGTTCGTACGCGGACCGCGCATCCGCAGGCAACCTCCCCCAAGAAGTGCGACGAAGGCAGCAGGAGCTTCTACAAGGCAGGCTGGCCCGCATCCGGCGTGCGGAGGCCCGGCCTGCAGTCACCGACCCACTCTTTACGAGAGAAGAACtgaagagagcagagaagagaagcagagacacCGCGCCCGGCGAGGATGGTATTACCTACTCCATGTTACGCAACATGGGGTCGGCTGGTGAGAGCGCCCTTCTGGCCCTCATCAACGCCTCCTGGGAGGTGGGTCGCCTTCCAGTCCGTTGGAAGGCGGCACTCGTCCACCCGGTACCGAAACCCAAGGACCCAGGCAAGACACGGCCCATCTCTCTCATCAGCTGTGCTGCCAAGACAGCCGAGAGAATGGTACTGACTCGCCTACAGTGGCAAATGGGCCCGCCCCATCACAACGTGTACGGGTTCACAGAGGGGAAGAGTGCTGCTGACAGCATGGCCTCCCTTCTGTCCACGATCAACAACCAGCCGGCTGTTGTGGTCTTCCTCGACCTAGAAGGCCTTCGAGCTGGCCTCGCCCACTGCCATTGCTGATGCTCTTGCGGCAAAAGGTGTGTCAGGGCGGCTCCTCAGTTGGGCACACGACTACCTTCGCGACCGCTCAGCAAAGGTAAGGTTCCAGGGCCACGTCTCCAGCGAGCAGGGCTTCG
The Eriocheir sinensis breed Jianghai 21 unplaced genomic scaffold, ASM2467909v1 Scaffold434, whole genome shotgun sequence DNA segment above includes these coding regions:
- the LOC126992287 gene encoding histone H2A-like, producing MSGRGKGGKVKGKSKSRSSRAGLQFPVGRIHRLLRKGNYAERVGAGAPVYLAAVMEYLAAEVLELAGNAARDNKKTRIIPRHLQLAIRNDEELNKLLSGVTIAQGGVLPNIQAVLLPKKTEKK